aactctccattttaatcaataatttagATTTGTTCAGTGAatcagtaaaacaaaatttcatttgggAAATATGTGAATGGCGCGAAAACATTCCTTCGTATTTTCTGAAGACAAAGAGCTCTTTAACATTGGCAAAAATAAAAGCTTCAAAAGTACACATACAAGTActtgtttttacttttactttatttacttttaataatagtacaaaaaacttattttaatgtggtcagtaaaatttatttgattgcACTTTTACAGGTTTATACAGACTGAGATATATGAGCAATGAAGACTGCAGAGAAATAACACTCGTTTTAGAAGACGTCTTTATTCAACATGTATCCGGGGACGCCTACGTTTTAATCACCAATTACTCCTTGATAAATGTTTAAACGGTTTACAAAATGTGTTATAATAAGATATCAGCATCTATAATAAAATTCTGTCGTAAACAGTGTTAAGtttatacaatacatgtaatagtattCTTGTTTTGCTAACATCatcaaaaattatatcaaataatatggATTAATGCACTAATACCTTTTTCAATAACAATCAATCTTATACTAAGAAAATCTGTTTATGCTTATtccatgatacatgtattaagtttgTTAAACATTGAAATTCAAGTCGAagccctctctctctctctctctctctctctctctctctctctctcaaaggAAGATTACACTTAAGGACATGCaatatttgcaataaaataaacttttaaaacaagcaTTATTCTTTTAATTGCAGAAATGATCAGCATGTTAACTGCAACTTTATGTAATTTAcgttaaataaaagtatgttgtAACTATTAGAATGGGTTTATTGTATCACAGTATAAAACTTAATCTATGTTGGAAATTGACTAGActctttaataaaatttaaaaaaaaaaagtgatacTAGGTTAAGAAATAAACGCTACAGAAGCGACCGAAAAGGGCGCTAAATGCAGTCATCCTTTGAACATCTTTTGTGCAGACATCGCTCACCAATTCTGACGGTGGTGACAGCGTTTTCAGGTAATTTTGGCATTATCTCGGTTTCTCATGAAAACTTTGGTATCTTAAGACTTGGGGTCCATTTGTATCCTAGAAGATCTGACACGCGACTAACCATTTCCAGCTTCCTATTCTCTGCGTTTAATTCCTGTTGTTCCCTCAGTTGTTTCTTCAACACTGAGACCATAACATAGGTTCCGTCTGCAGTTTTCACAACCACTTCATCCTCAGAAAATCGACCCTCGATGTTGTCCTCATCCTCCACATACACACTACTTCTCAAAACCTGGAAATTCGTCCATGAAGATGATCGTAACTCTGCCAAGCGTTCAACATTGCTACAGCTGATCTTTCCAAAATAGAGAAAATTCCGGATATTAGGCGAGTTTTCTACCAAAGTGACAATCTCCCTTTCCAATTCGACATAGCCCCCCTTTCCGTGAGATTCAAAGCCTGCAAGTGTGTGTTTATACTTGTCTGTGATGTACTGAACAGTGGCCTCATCACAGCCGGAGTACTCCATAAACGTCAAAAAATGCACGGGACAGGCGGGTTTGAGCAGATTACACAACTCCAGGAGAGGGGCCTTAGACAAAATAGTAAGTGCAACCTGAACGCCAACGTTCCTCAAACTGAACTCTTCCCAAACCTTGTCAGGAATTTCCGGGATTTGGAAGGCCTCGTCGTCACTGATGTAATTGACCAGTATGTGTAAACGTTGTAGCGACTGTCTACCCCTCGAGGACAACGCCTTCAGAAGACCCTGGTCCACCATAGGCGAGCGCAGGGCCAGGTGTCTGAGGTTACAGAAATGGTGGACAAGGTTTGTTGTGTCGGCGGGCTGGAGGAGGATCGGCTGTCGCTCCGTCCAATCGCTAGCGTCCTCACAAAACAAGCTGAGCTCCTCAAGCTCTTTTAGTTTAGGGTTCAACATGGCCGCCTCAAAGATGTTTTCGTCTATGTTTTCCAAGTTGCGGGGATACATTGGCCATGACACAATGTGTAGTTTCTTAAGACGAAATGCGTTCTTAATGAAATTTACAAGCGGAATTAAGTTTCGGCTGCAAGATCGCTTACCCTCGTAGTGGGAGACCGATGTAGCTGTTCCAACACGCAGCTTCAGAGATTCCAGTCGGCATTTGTTGGCAAC
The nucleotide sequence above comes from Magallana gigas chromosome 2, xbMagGiga1.1, whole genome shotgun sequence. Encoded proteins:
- the LOC117681173 gene encoding F-box/LRR-repeat protein 21; the protein is MADGETGPCDPDFSDLPTMIWVNTLSRLDLKTRYKVSITCSKLNEAFHHPTLWSRMTLYLIGNMTNYGWVKQSVVPARNMQLVKHFGKYFQNLTIVISGYLDDDFGNWNNLIAEVANKCRLESLKLRVGTATSVSHYEGKRSCSRNLIPLVNFIKNAFRLKKLHIVSWPMYPRNLENIDENIFEAAMLNPKLKELEELSLFCEDASDWTERQPILLQPADTTNLVHHFCNLRHLALRSPMVDQGLLKALSSRGRQSLQRLHILVNYISDDEAFQIPEIPDKVWEEFSLRNVGVQVALTILSKAPLLELCNLLKPACPVHFLTFMEYSGCDEATVQYITDKYKHTLAGFESHGKGGYVELEREIVTLVENSPNIRNFLYFGKISCSNVERLAELRSSSWTNFQVLRSSVYVEDEDNIEGRFSEDEVVVKTADGTYVMVSVLKKQLREQQELNAENRKLEMVSRVSDLLGYKWTPSLKIPKFS